Proteins encoded within one genomic window of Armatimonadota bacterium:
- a CDS encoding folylpolyglutamate synthase/dihydrofolate synthase family protein, with the protein MTYREALEWLEGLLNYERAPMPYAQIKLNRIRALLERLGNPHNALRTVLVAGTKGKGSTAAMMAAVLAEAGERVGLYSKPHLVDFRERIRVGDTLIPEETLADLVAEVRPAVEAGEGDPWGRATYFEVSVALALVHFLREGVDRAILEVGIGGRLDATNICDPELSVITPISYDHTDVLGNTLREIASEKAGIIRPGGVVVTAPQLPEPWEVLHERCRELGARLVEVGRDVHYEIRRVGLDGVDFTVETPLGRYEGLHVPLLGRHQAVNAAVAITAVEALLRREGRRLAPEAARMGLARLSWPARQELLRLRPAILVDVAHNPASMAALRDTLRELFSGRRVVLVLGMIATHDPDPVAQIIVPLAGEVIATTPQDPRALPAEALGEVARRYTSRVLSLPDPQEALAVSLSRLGEDDVLVVTGSFYLAGPLRAALLSRLRSPVC; encoded by the coding sequence ATGACCTACCGGGAAGCGCTGGAGTGGCTGGAGGGCCTGCTCAACTATGAGCGGGCCCCCATGCCCTACGCCCAGATCAAGCTGAACCGCATTCGGGCGCTCCTGGAGCGTCTCGGGAACCCCCACAACGCCCTGCGCACGGTGCTGGTGGCGGGCACGAAGGGCAAGGGAAGCACCGCCGCCATGATGGCCGCGGTGCTGGCGGAGGCCGGGGAGCGGGTGGGGCTGTATTCCAAACCCCACCTCGTGGACTTCCGGGAGCGGATCCGGGTGGGGGACACCCTGATCCCGGAGGAGACCCTCGCGGACCTGGTGGCGGAGGTGCGCCCGGCGGTGGAAGCAGGGGAGGGGGATCCCTGGGGTCGGGCCACGTACTTCGAGGTCTCCGTGGCCCTGGCCCTCGTGCATTTCCTCCGGGAGGGGGTGGACCGGGCCATCCTGGAGGTGGGGATCGGCGGACGCCTCGATGCCACCAACATCTGCGATCCAGAGCTCTCCGTCATCACCCCCATCTCCTACGACCACACGGACGTGCTGGGCAACACCCTCCGGGAGATCGCCTCGGAGAAGGCGGGGATCATCCGGCCGGGGGGCGTCGTGGTGACCGCGCCCCAGCTCCCGGAACCCTGGGAGGTTCTCCACGAGCGGTGCCGGGAGTTGGGGGCCCGTCTCGTCGAGGTGGGCCGGGACGTGCACTACGAGATCCGCCGGGTGGGGCTGGACGGTGTGGATTTCACGGTGGAAACCCCTCTGGGTCGGTACGAGGGCCTCCACGTGCCGCTGCTGGGGCGGCACCAGGCGGTGAACGCCGCGGTGGCCATCACCGCGGTGGAGGCGTTGCTGCGCCGGGAGGGGCGGAGGCTGGCACCAGAGGCGGCCCGCATGGGGCTCGCGCGCCTGTCGTGGCCCGCCCGGCAGGAGCTCCTGAGACTGCGCCCCGCCATCCTGGTGGACGTGGCCCACAACCCCGCCAGCATGGCGGCCCTGCGGGACACCCTCAGGGAGCTGTTTTCGGGGCGGCGGGTGGTCCTGGTGCTGGGGATGATCGCGACCCATGATCCGGACCCCGTGGCCCAGATCATCGTCCCGCTCGCGGGAGAGGTCATCGCCACCACCCCGCAGGATCCCCGGGCCCTTCCCGCGGAAGCCCTTGGGGAGGTGGCCCGGCGATATACCTCCCGGGTCCTGAGCCTGCCCGACCCCCAGGAGGCCCTGGCCGTTTCCCTGAGCCGGCTGGGAGAGGACGACGTCCTGGTGGTCACCGGATCCTTCTACCTCGCAGGTCCTCTCCGGGCGGCACTGCTGAGCCGCCTGCGCTCCCCGGTTTGCTGA
- the folD gene encoding bifunctional methylenetetrahydrofolate dehydrogenase/methenyltetrahydrofolate cyclohydrolase FolD has product MAHLLDGQQLAARVEQEVREQVEAFVRARGVTPCLAAILVGNNPASAVYVRNKTRAAGRVGIRSETFHLPEETTQAEVLELVERLNARPDVHGILPQMPMPPQIDPEAIFERLDPRKDVDGLSPYNAGRLALGRPQLVPCTPLGILALIRQTGISLVGKQAVVLGRSSLVGKPTALLLLGEHATVTVCHSRTENLAEHTRRADVLVVAAGRPRLVTAEMVKPGAVVIDVGINRVGDRLVGDVDFEGVREVAGWITPVPGGVGPMTIAMLLRNTLQAAQLQVAADAPVP; this is encoded by the coding sequence ATGGCGCACCTTCTCGATGGGCAGCAGCTGGCGGCTCGCGTGGAGCAGGAGGTCCGGGAGCAGGTGGAGGCCTTCGTGCGGGCGCGGGGCGTCACCCCCTGTCTTGCGGCCATCCTCGTGGGGAACAACCCCGCCTCTGCGGTCTACGTACGCAACAAGACCCGGGCCGCGGGTCGGGTGGGCATCCGCTCGGAGACCTTCCACCTCCCGGAGGAGACCACCCAGGCAGAGGTCTTAGAGCTGGTGGAGCGCCTGAACGCGCGGCCGGACGTGCACGGCATCCTGCCGCAGATGCCCATGCCCCCGCAGATCGATCCGGAGGCCATCTTCGAGCGGCTCGATCCCCGCAAGGACGTGGACGGCCTGAGCCCCTACAACGCGGGCCGCCTGGCCCTGGGCCGGCCGCAGCTCGTCCCCTGCACACCCCTCGGCATCCTGGCCCTGATCCGGCAGACCGGCATCTCCCTGGTGGGCAAGCAGGCGGTGGTCCTGGGGCGGAGCAGCCTGGTGGGCAAACCCACGGCCCTTCTGCTCCTCGGCGAGCACGCCACCGTCACCGTGTGCCATTCCCGCACGGAGAACCTGGCGGAGCACACGCGCCGGGCCGACGTCCTCGTGGTGGCCGCGGGGCGGCCGCGGCTGGTGACCGCGGAGATGGTAAAGCCCGGTGCGGTGGTGATCGACGTGGGGATCAACCGGGTCGGCGATCGCCTCGTGGGCGATGTGGACTTCGAAGGCGTGCGGGAGGTGGCGGGCTGGATCACCCCGGTCCCCGGCGGAGTGGGACCTATGACCATCGCCATGCTCCTCCGGAACACCCTGCAGGCCGCGCAGCTCCAGGTGGCCGCGGACGCGCCGGTTCCATGA
- a CDS encoding DUF2628 domain-containing protein, whose product MAATVFGVLIALGVMGGAVYMGWKLLAPSWRSAWEEMNRSLGQVSLPFPRMDLQEDLKGRIPPPRLSWNWAAAVFGPLWYFAMGLWAHFVALAALVFLSGGLLAPLVWLYCALKANEDLWEARKARWSAY is encoded by the coding sequence ATGGCCGCGACCGTTTTCGGCGTCCTCATCGCCCTGGGGGTCATGGGCGGGGCGGTCTACATGGGATGGAAGCTGCTGGCGCCCAGCTGGCGAAGCGCCTGGGAGGAGATGAACCGCTCCCTCGGCCAGGTCTCCCTCCCCTTCCCCCGGATGGACCTCCAGGAGGACCTCAAAGGCCGCATCCCTCCCCCCCGGCTCTCGTGGAACTGGGCGGCCGCGGTGTTCGGACCCCTGTGGTACTTCGCCATGGGTCTGTGGGCCCACTTCGTGGCCCTCGCGGCCCTGGTGTTCCTCTCCGGTGGGCTGCTCGCACCCCTCGTGTGGCTTTACTGTGCCCTGAAGGCCAACGAGGACCTGTGGGAGGCCCGGAAGGCCCGGTGGAGCGCGTACTAG
- a CDS encoding cytochrome c oxidase subunit II, producing MAHGTPAPSSESTGNPLERTAGSGLSLGLLFWLFMLAAVAATLYARRAWWLPPLAVREGASIDRLIEITLGVTGAAFLLVHVLLGYFVIRYRTRGQPRAHYFPHNTPLEVLYTAVPAAVLVSLSVAGLMTWSRLHAPPPPDAFLIEIRGQQFSWSARYPGPDGKLGRVDPRIPQPFNVDPQDPASRDDVTSSEIYLVVNRPAHILLRSRDVQHSFWVPAFRLKKDLLPGRTTELWLTPTRTGTFDIACAELCGVGHYTMHGQVRVVTQQEFDRWIGQQAQRR from the coding sequence ATGGCGCACGGGACACCGGCCCCTTCTTCGGAGAGCACCGGGAATCCCCTGGAACGGACCGCGGGTTCCGGACTCAGCCTGGGACTCCTGTTCTGGCTGTTTATGCTGGCCGCGGTGGCCGCTACCTTGTATGCCCGGCGCGCGTGGTGGCTTCCGCCCCTGGCCGTCCGGGAGGGGGCCAGCATTGACCGGCTCATCGAGATCACCCTGGGCGTGACGGGCGCCGCCTTTTTGCTCGTGCACGTGCTGCTGGGCTACTTCGTGATCCGCTACCGCACCCGGGGACAGCCCCGAGCCCACTACTTCCCCCACAACACGCCCCTGGAGGTGCTCTACACCGCGGTTCCCGCCGCGGTGCTGGTGAGCCTCAGCGTGGCGGGGTTGATGACCTGGTCCAGGCTCCACGCCCCGCCGCCCCCGGATGCCTTCCTCATCGAGATCCGGGGCCAGCAGTTCAGCTGGTCGGCCCGCTATCCGGGACCGGACGGGAAACTGGGCCGGGTGGATCCCCGGATCCCCCAACCCTTCAACGTGGACCCACAGGACCCCGCTTCCAGGGATGACGTCACCAGCAGCGAGATCTACCTCGTGGTGAACCGACCGGCCCACATCCTCCTGCGGAGCCGGGATGTCCAGCACAGCTTCTGGGTCCCCGCCTTCCGCCTCAAGAAGGATCTCCTGCCGGGGCGCACCACGGAGCTCTGGCTCACGCCCACCCGTACGGGCACCTTCGACATCGCCTGCGCGGAGCTGTGCGGGGTGGGGCACTACACCATGCACGGGCAGGTCCGGGTGGTGACCCAGCAGGAGTTCGACCGCTGGATCGGCCAGCAAGCCCAGAGGAGATAG
- a CDS encoding cbb3-type cytochrome c oxidase subunit I translates to MAAATELHVPEAHRESFWTRYVFSQDHKVIGIQYLLTSFVMLLIGGALAMAMRVNLAWPQSGILQADQYLAAVSMHGTLMVFFVLTPALLGGFANFLVPLKIGARDMAFPFINMLSYWVFLLSALVLLASFFAPGGPLNSGWTAYPPLSALPQAAPGSGLGQSLWLVSIAIFCVSSLLGSLNYITTILVMRTPGMRLGRLPLTVWGIFLAAILALLTFPVLMAAGILLLFDRHAGTSFFIPAGLVVGGEVIRHTGGNPLLWQHLFWFFGHPEVYIVILPPMGIVSDVIANFARKPIFGYPAMVGSMVAITVLSFLVWGHHMFVSGMHPLLGTGFAITTLLIGTPSAVKTFNWLVTLWRGKLYFSTAMLFALGFISTFVAGGLTGIFLGNAAVDIPLHDTFFVVGHFHLVMGVAALFGIFAGTYFWFPKMFGRMMDERLGRVHFWLSILGVYGTFFPMYYLGLAGMHRRIFNYQAFPYLAKLQPVQVFITLSAFLIFLGGLVFAYNLFTSLANGPRADRNPWRATTLEWFADSPPPHGNWHGDAPRVYRGPYEYSVPGAREDYLPQWLSPVEAGVEAEH, encoded by the coding sequence ATGGCGGCGGCTACGGAACTCCACGTGCCCGAGGCCCACCGGGAGAGCTTCTGGACCCGCTACGTCTTCAGCCAGGACCACAAGGTCATCGGGATCCAGTACCTCCTCACCTCCTTCGTCATGCTCCTCATCGGCGGGGCGCTCGCCATGGCCATGCGGGTAAACCTCGCGTGGCCCCAGAGCGGCATCCTCCAGGCGGATCAGTACCTGGCGGCGGTGAGCATGCACGGCACCCTCATGGTCTTCTTCGTGCTTACCCCCGCGCTGCTGGGAGGATTCGCGAACTTCCTGGTGCCCCTCAAGATCGGGGCCCGGGACATGGCCTTCCCCTTCATCAACATGCTCTCCTACTGGGTCTTCCTCCTCTCCGCCCTGGTGCTTCTCGCGAGCTTCTTCGCGCCGGGCGGTCCCCTCAACAGCGGCTGGACGGCTTACCCGCCCCTCAGTGCCCTCCCGCAAGCCGCCCCCGGTTCAGGCCTTGGGCAGAGCCTGTGGCTCGTGTCCATCGCCATCTTCTGCGTCTCGAGCCTACTGGGCTCCCTCAACTACATCACCACCATCCTGGTGATGCGCACGCCCGGGATGCGCCTGGGACGGCTCCCCCTTACCGTGTGGGGGATCTTCCTCGCGGCCATCCTGGCCCTCCTGACGTTCCCCGTGCTCATGGCCGCGGGGATCCTGCTTCTGTTTGACCGGCACGCGGGGACGAGCTTCTTCATCCCCGCAGGGCTCGTGGTGGGCGGGGAAGTGATCCGGCACACGGGCGGGAATCCTCTCCTCTGGCAGCACCTCTTCTGGTTCTTCGGGCATCCCGAGGTCTACATCGTCATCCTCCCGCCCATGGGCATCGTCTCGGACGTGATCGCCAACTTCGCCCGCAAGCCCATCTTCGGCTACCCCGCCATGGTGGGCTCCATGGTGGCCATCACGGTCCTGAGCTTCCTCGTCTGGGGCCACCACATGTTCGTGAGCGGGATGCATCCGCTGCTGGGCACGGGGTTCGCCATCACCACGCTCCTCATCGGAACCCCTTCCGCGGTGAAGACCTTCAACTGGCTGGTGACCCTGTGGCGGGGCAAGCTCTACTTCAGCACCGCCATGCTCTTCGCCCTGGGCTTCATCAGCACCTTCGTGGCGGGAGGGCTTACGGGCATCTTCCTCGGCAACGCCGCGGTGGACATCCCCCTCCACGACACCTTCTTCGTGGTGGGGCACTTCCACCTGGTGATGGGGGTGGCGGCCCTGTTCGGCATCTTCGCGGGGACCTACTTCTGGTTCCCGAAGATGTTCGGCCGCATGATGGACGAGCGGCTGGGCAGAGTCCACTTCTGGCTGAGCATCCTCGGGGTGTACGGGACCTTCTTCCCCATGTACTACCTGGGGCTTGCGGGCATGCACCGGCGCATCTTCAACTACCAGGCCTTCCCCTACCTCGCGAAACTGCAGCCCGTGCAGGTCTTCATCACCCTGAGTGCCTTCCTCATCTTCCTCGGAGGATTGGTGTTCGCCTACAACCTGTTCACGAGCCTCGCGAACGGCCCCCGGGCGGACCGCAACCCGTGGCGGGCGACCACCCTGGAGTGGTTCGCGGACAGCCCCCCGCCCCACGGGAACTGGCACGGCGACGCCCCTCGCGTGTACCGGGGCCCGTATGAGTACAGCGTGCCGGGTGCGAGGGAGGACTACCTTCCGCAGTGGCTGAGCCCGGTGGAGGCGGGGGTGGAGGCCGAGCACTGA
- a CDS encoding cytochrome c oxidase subunit 3, with translation MAVTVREVAPPPPPKPPAEPPHEDRRPEGPPPPRVATRVGIWLFVGAVTLFFLALTSALLARAEGLDWVRIPFPRILWGSTAAILSSSFALEQARRALGKGDGKRFRGRLQLAALLGGGFLAAQFTAWRELSHHGLSLANSPHTAYFYLLTGAHAAHLLGGLAWFGALVRRARRGQVDPERIADFAVYWHFLAGLWVYLFAVLFL, from the coding sequence ATGGCGGTCACCGTCCGGGAAGTCGCTCCTCCGCCTCCTCCGAAGCCTCCCGCGGAGCCCCCGCATGAGGACCGCCGGCCGGAGGGCCCGCCTCCACCGCGGGTGGCCACCCGGGTGGGGATCTGGCTCTTCGTGGGGGCCGTCACCCTTTTCTTCCTCGCCCTCACCAGCGCCCTCCTGGCGCGGGCGGAGGGCCTGGACTGGGTGCGGATCCCCTTCCCGCGAATCCTGTGGGGGAGCACGGCAGCCATCCTTTCCAGCAGCTTCGCGCTCGAACAGGCCCGGAGGGCGTTGGGGAAGGGGGACGGAAAGAGGTTCCGCGGGCGGCTCCAGCTGGCCGCCCTCCTGGGAGGCGGGTTCCTCGCGGCGCAGTTCACCGCCTGGCGGGAGCTCTCCCACCACGGGCTCTCCCTCGCCAACAGCCCCCATACCGCGTACTTCTACCTCCTCACCGGCGCCCACGCGGCGCACCTCCTGGGCGGACTGGCCTGGTTCGGAGCACTGGTGCGGCGGGCAAGGCGCGGGCAGGTGGATCCGGAGCGGATCGCGGATTTCGCGGTGTACTGGCACTTCCTGGCAGGGCTTTGGGTGTATCTTTTCGCCGTTCTGTTCCTGTGA
- a CDS encoding cytochrome c oxidase subunit 3, which translates to MAEAVRTLERTEARAADVWAGGVSPFGMSWGKFMMWIFLLSDAFTFGGLLVAYGAVRMGSGAWPNAAEIFRIGFVGTMTFILICSSATMAVAVHAARRGDRGLAEGFLLLTILGGLTFLGMQAVEWTHFIREGARLSSNPWGVPAFSASFFLITGFHGGHVTSGVLYLSSVLLKTRRERRMLEAWERPLRDRAGRRIDPGARVRLLHLSQRPELVVEQTHPQWGKVVVLVPEKGPNAADMVPVEWVEVVEEAPTPPIPVDRRAHAERIEIAGLYWHFVDLVWVFVFTLMYLIPPAVLATAPH; encoded by the coding sequence GTGGCGGAAGCCGTTCGAACCTTAGAACGCACGGAGGCGCGGGCCGCGGACGTCTGGGCGGGCGGGGTTTCCCCCTTCGGCATGAGCTGGGGGAAGTTCATGATGTGGATCTTCCTCCTCTCGGACGCCTTCACCTTCGGGGGGCTTCTCGTCGCCTACGGCGCGGTGCGGATGGGTTCTGGGGCCTGGCCCAACGCCGCGGAGATCTTCCGCATCGGATTCGTGGGCACCATGACCTTCATCCTCATCTGCAGCAGCGCCACCATGGCGGTGGCGGTGCATGCGGCCCGTCGGGGGGACCGAGGCCTCGCGGAGGGCTTCCTCCTGCTGACCATCCTCGGCGGCCTCACCTTCCTCGGGATGCAGGCGGTGGAGTGGACCCACTTCATCCGGGAAGGCGCACGGCTCTCCAGCAACCCGTGGGGGGTCCCGGCCTTCAGCGCCTCCTTCTTCCTCATCACGGGGTTCCACGGCGGGCACGTGACGAGCGGAGTCCTCTACCTCTCCTCCGTGCTCCTCAAGACGCGTCGGGAGCGCCGGATGCTGGAGGCCTGGGAGCGCCCGCTGCGGGATCGGGCGGGCCGGCGAATCGATCCCGGCGCCCGGGTGCGCCTGCTGCACCTCTCCCAGCGGCCGGAGCTCGTGGTGGAGCAGACCCACCCCCAGTGGGGGAAGGTGGTGGTGCTGGTTCCGGAGAAGGGACCCAATGCCGCGGACATGGTGCCCGTGGAGTGGGTGGAGGTGGTGGAGGAAGCCCCGACCCCCCCGATCCCCGTGGATCGGAGAGCCCACGCGGAGCGCATCGAGATCGCGGGCCTGTACTGGCACTTCGTGGACCTCGTGTGGGTGTTCGTGTTCACCCTGATGTACCTGATCCCGCCCGCGGTCCTCGCCACCGCCCCGCACTAG
- a CDS encoding cytochrome C oxidase subunit IV family protein, with amino-acid sequence MQEERHAEHGYAIYAVTWFWLLVITVAEIWITLVHLPRGVLITGLVGLAVLKAALIMAYFMHLRYERPVVTAIFSLPIAILLLALFAVVGMDALAF; translated from the coding sequence ATGCAGGAGGAGCGGCACGCGGAACACGGATACGCGATCTACGCGGTCACCTGGTTCTGGCTCCTGGTGATCACCGTGGCGGAGATCTGGATCACCCTCGTCCATCTTCCCCGAGGGGTCCTCATCACGGGTCTCGTGGGGCTCGCCGTCCTCAAGGCGGCCCTCATCATGGCGTACTTCATGCACCTCCGGTACGAGCGCCCCGTGGTGACCGCCATCTTCAGCCTTCCCATCGCCATCCTCCTCCTGGCCCTGTTCGCGGTGGTGGGCATGGACGCCCTCGCGTTCTAG
- a CDS encoding DUF1850 domain-containing protein, producing the protein MGLLGALVILIAALWPVPALLVQDLDGPEVMGIFPVGPGQTLHLRYRHSLYGGRVWEHFRIGREGLVLVAVEAEREAALEYYGLPRRIRYRTGGGIVEGLKLPVGELVVRATSLGERTLVVGGRAIPLAAGREGHRIRLRVVSLPAVRLVWNRLRDYGKGR; encoded by the coding sequence ATGGGCCTGCTCGGGGCCCTCGTGATCCTCATCGCGGCCCTGTGGCCGGTTCCCGCGCTCCTCGTCCAGGATCTCGACGGACCGGAGGTGATGGGGATCTTCCCGGTAGGCCCCGGGCAGACCCTCCACCTCCGCTACCGCCACTCCCTCTACGGCGGACGGGTGTGGGAGCATTTCCGGATCGGCCGGGAAGGACTCGTCCTCGTGGCGGTGGAGGCGGAGCGGGAGGCCGCCCTGGAGTACTACGGGCTTCCGCGGCGGATCCGGTACCGGACGGGAGGGGGAATCGTGGAGGGATTGAAGTTGCCCGTGGGCGAGCTGGTGGTGCGCGCCACGTCCCTGGGAGAGCGGACGCTGGTGGTGGGTGGCCGCGCCATTCCCCTGGCGGCCGGGCGGGAGGGACACCGGATCCGGCTCCGGGTTGTGTCCCTCCCGGCGGTGCGGCTAGTCTGGAACCGGCTACGGGATTACGGGAAGGGACGATGA
- a CDS encoding TRAP transporter fused permease subunit, producing MTEVQAAQPVQSEVEELIERFEGATRKLPGPVGWLVTLLALAGSLYHLWAAQAPYIRQLHLTRHLLLVLVLTFLLYPGWRGARHRVHPLDWLLVLLSVLGLGWVFWDFEHFVYRQVVPNLYDLLFGTLTLLTILEATRRTTGWPLVILAVAFLLYAFYGPLLPEPWTHRGYDLHRVIGHLYVGLEGIFGIPLDVSASFIILFTLYGSFLEQSGAGKYFVDLAFALMGRRRAGAGQAVTVASFLLGGPSGSGVATTVTVGAIAYPLLRRSGYDPESAGGLLSAGGIGAVISPPILGAAAFIIAEILKISYLQVMVLAIVPTLLYYFSILLMIELDARRFGLRQVEIRAENPWRLAGRYWYLLASLVLIPLFMVRGFTAIAAVFWCIVTTALTSLLRPETALVAVRRAPGAAPWPPGTRRILGGILGAALALLLVPALRSLLALPSLPAATLCMALGAALGAAAERAWREPYTGEPLRPQPLAFRRLGAWEVSGAPLVAALVNGTKQVITVAVTCAVAGIIVGVITLTGLGLKLSGIIVDLARGQLLPTLLYSGIALWILGLALPITATYIIAAAIIAPALIRLGVHELAAHMFIFYYAILSEVSPPVGLSPLAASALTGGNAFRTMLMAWKYTLPAFVVPFMFTVHPDGMGLLLHAPWEVTAKVILTALLGLISLSAAVNGWLLRRTSWPERLVLALCGLLLIYPAAALDLVAAGGLGAVLLIQWVTRPQPAPQRGGSHP from the coding sequence ATGACCGAGGTGCAGGCCGCGCAGCCTGTGCAATCTGAGGTCGAGGAACTCATCGAGCGGTTCGAGGGAGCCACCCGCAAACTCCCCGGCCCCGTGGGGTGGCTGGTAACGCTCCTCGCCCTCGCCGGCTCCCTCTACCACCTGTGGGCCGCCCAGGCGCCCTACATCCGCCAGCTCCACCTCACCCGCCACCTGCTTCTCGTTCTCGTGCTCACCTTCCTGCTGTATCCCGGGTGGAGGGGAGCGCGGCACCGCGTGCACCCCTTGGACTGGCTCCTGGTGCTCCTCTCCGTCCTTGGCCTGGGGTGGGTGTTCTGGGATTTCGAGCACTTCGTGTACCGTCAGGTGGTCCCCAACCTCTATGACCTCCTCTTCGGCACCCTCACCCTCCTCACGATCCTGGAGGCCACCCGACGGACCACGGGCTGGCCCCTCGTGATCCTCGCGGTCGCCTTCCTCCTCTACGCCTTCTACGGTCCCCTTCTCCCGGAACCGTGGACCCATCGGGGGTATGACCTCCACCGGGTGATCGGCCACCTGTACGTGGGGCTGGAGGGGATCTTCGGGATCCCGCTGGACGTCTCCGCCAGCTTCATCATCCTGTTCACCCTCTACGGGTCGTTCCTCGAGCAGTCCGGAGCCGGGAAGTACTTTGTGGACCTGGCCTTCGCCCTCATGGGCCGGCGGCGCGCGGGGGCGGGCCAGGCGGTGACGGTGGCCTCCTTCCTCCTGGGCGGGCCCTCCGGAAGCGGGGTGGCCACCACGGTGACCGTGGGAGCCATCGCGTACCCCCTGCTGCGCCGCAGCGGCTACGACCCGGAGTCCGCGGGAGGGTTGCTGTCCGCGGGCGGCATCGGCGCCGTGATCTCCCCGCCCATCCTGGGGGCCGCGGCCTTCATCATCGCGGAGATCCTGAAGATCTCCTACCTGCAGGTGATGGTGCTCGCCATCGTCCCCACGTTGCTGTACTACTTCTCCATCCTCCTCATGATCGAGCTGGATGCCCGGCGGTTCGGCCTCCGACAGGTGGAAATCCGGGCGGAGAACCCCTGGCGGCTTGCGGGCCGCTACTGGTACCTGCTGGCCTCTCTGGTCCTCATCCCCCTCTTCATGGTGCGGGGGTTCACCGCCATCGCCGCGGTGTTCTGGTGCATCGTGACCACGGCCCTCACCAGCCTCCTCCGTCCTGAGACCGCCCTGGTGGCCGTGCGGCGTGCCCCCGGAGCCGCACCCTGGCCCCCGGGGACCCGCAGGATCCTCGGGGGGATCCTGGGAGCGGCCCTGGCCCTTCTCCTCGTCCCGGCCCTCCGGAGCCTCCTTGCCCTGCCGTCCCTCCCGGCGGCGACCCTATGCATGGCTCTCGGCGCGGCCCTGGGCGCCGCCGCGGAGCGGGCGTGGAGGGAGCCGTACACGGGAGAACCCCTGCGTCCCCAACCCCTCGCCTTCCGGAGGCTGGGGGCATGGGAGGTGAGCGGTGCCCCCCTGGTGGCCGCCCTCGTGAACGGCACCAAGCAGGTGATCACCGTGGCGGTGACCTGCGCGGTGGCCGGGATCATCGTGGGGGTCATCACCCTCACGGGGCTCGGGCTCAAGCTCTCGGGCATCATCGTGGACCTGGCCCGGGGTCAGCTGCTGCCCACCCTGCTCTACTCGGGGATCGCTCTGTGGATCCTGGGACTGGCCCTGCCCATCACCGCCACGTACATCATCGCCGCGGCCATCATCGCTCCCGCCCTCATCCGCCTGGGCGTCCATGAGCTGGCGGCCCACATGTTCATCTTTTACTATGCCATCCTCTCGGAGGTGTCCCCGCCCGTGGGATTGAGCCCCCTCGCGGCCTCCGCCCTCACGGGCGGAAACGCCTTCCGCACCATGCTCATGGCGTGGAAGTACACCCTGCCCGCCTTCGTGGTACCCTTCATGTTCACCGTGCACCCGGATGGGATGGGCCTGCTGCTCCACGCCCCCTGGGAGGTCACCGCGAAGGTCATCCTCACCGCCCTCCTGGGGCTCATAAGCCTCAGCGCCGCGGTGAACGGGTGGCTCCTGCGCCGGACTTCCTGGCCGGAACGGTTGGTCCTCGCCCTGTGTGGCCTACTGCTCATCTACCCGGCCGCCGCCCTGGACCTGGTGGCCGCGGGAGGCCTCGGGGCCGTCCTCCTGATCCAGTGGGTTACCCGGCCCCAACCGGCCCCCCAGCGGGGCGGTTCGCATCCTTAA